In a single window of the Pontibacter russatus genome:
- a CDS encoding endonuclease domain-containing protein, whose protein sequence is MPGLDFDRQKPLGNFIVDFYCKELVLAIEVDGDIHDYKHTEDVARQATLESLGVSDSFGLMMPK, encoded by the coding sequence CTGCCCGGGCTTGATTTCGACAGGCAGAAGCCGTTAGGCAATTTCATCGTTGACTTCTATTGCAAAGAATTGGTGTTAGCCATTGAAGTGGATGGAGACATTCACGACTATAAGCATACGGAAGACGTAGCAAGGCAAGCGACGCTCGAAAGCTTAGGTGTGTCAGATTCCTTCGGTTTGATGATGCCGAAATAA
- a CDS encoding DUF4293 domain-containing protein → MIQRIQSVFLFLLVVAMVAMLFLPLWSKTDTITRETVVLTAWNLKSTVLNAEGEPAGAGTLPERGTFAIGLLAIAAAAIAAYEIFQFKSRLTQMKLGLLNTLVLAALVGTTLYYALYVGADMVEADGNGSYHSGFYMSLLALLLNALSNRFIKRDEDLVRSVDRLR, encoded by the coding sequence ATGATACAAAGAATTCAATCCGTGTTTCTGTTCCTGCTGGTGGTGGCGATGGTGGCGATGCTGTTTCTGCCGCTCTGGTCTAAAACTGATACCATCACCCGCGAAACGGTCGTGCTTACGGCCTGGAACCTTAAGTCTACCGTCCTGAACGCGGAGGGTGAGCCTGCCGGGGCCGGCACGCTTCCGGAGCGCGGCACCTTTGCCATCGGCCTGCTGGCGATTGCCGCCGCCGCGATCGCCGCCTACGAGATTTTCCAGTTCAAAAGCCGCCTGACCCAGATGAAACTGGGCCTGCTGAACACGCTGGTGCTGGCCGCCCTTGTTGGCACCACACTCTATTACGCGCTGTACGTGGGCGCGGACATGGTGGAGGCAGACGGCAACGGCTCGTACCACTCCGGTTTTTATATGTCGCTGCTCGCGCTGCTGCTGAACGCCCTCTCCAACCGCTTCATCAAACGCGACGAAGACCTGGTGCGGTCTGTAGACAGGCTAAGGTAA
- a CDS encoding acetyl-CoA C-acyltransferase produces MRAAYIVDIIRTPVGKFGGALSTVRPDDMAAHVLREIMARNPMLDPELIEDVVLGAANQAGEDNRNVARMAVLLAGLPKEIGGVTVNRLCASGLQSIIDAARAISCGDGEAYIAGGVESMTRAPFVMGKSETAFGRTAEVYDTTIGWRFVNEKLSKLHYPYGMGETAENVAARYGISRETQDEFAHLSQVKYQAAAGAGKFKGEIVPLYIPQRKGGDIAFDTDEHPRLTSVEKLSTLAPAFKKGGTVTAGNASGINDGAAAAIVVCGDVLKRYNLTPMARVVAAAVAGVDPAYMGIGPVPATHKALKRAGLQLHDLDLVELNEAFAAQAVACMRELNLDQEKVNVNGGSIAIGHPLGASGTRISATLLHEMKRRDNVKYGLATMCVGVGQGVAVIYEKV; encoded by the coding sequence ATGCGCGCGGCCTATATAGTGGATATCATCCGGACCCCGGTCGGCAAGTTCGGGGGCGCCCTCAGCACCGTCCGCCCCGATGATATGGCGGCGCACGTATTAAGGGAAATAATGGCGCGCAACCCCATGCTGGACCCCGAACTGATTGAGGACGTCGTGCTGGGGGCCGCCAACCAGGCTGGCGAGGACAACCGCAACGTGGCGCGCATGGCGGTGCTGCTGGCAGGGCTCCCCAAGGAAATCGGCGGCGTGACCGTGAACCGGCTGTGCGCCTCCGGGCTGCAATCCATCATCGACGCCGCGCGGGCCATCTCCTGCGGCGACGGCGAGGCATATATAGCCGGCGGCGTGGAGAGCATGACGCGCGCGCCCTTTGTGATGGGCAAGTCAGAGACGGCTTTCGGGCGCACCGCCGAGGTATATGACACCACCATCGGCTGGCGCTTCGTCAACGAAAAACTCTCCAAGCTCCACTACCCGTACGGCATGGGCGAAACGGCAGAGAACGTGGCAGCGCGCTACGGCATTTCACGTGAAACCCAGGACGAGTTTGCCCATCTCTCACAGGTGAAATACCAGGCCGCCGCCGGGGCCGGTAAGTTCAAAGGCGAGATAGTGCCTCTATATATACCCCAGCGCAAAGGCGGGGATATAGCATTCGATACCGACGAGCACCCGCGCCTGACGTCGGTGGAGAAACTGAGCACGCTGGCCCCTGCTTTTAAAAAGGGCGGCACTGTGACGGCGGGCAACGCATCAGGCATCAACGACGGGGCCGCGGCGGCCATCGTGGTGTGCGGGGACGTGCTGAAGCGCTACAACCTCACCCCAATGGCGCGCGTGGTGGCTGCCGCCGTGGCTGGCGTAGACCCGGCATATATGGGCATCGGGCCGGTGCCTGCCACGCACAAAGCCCTGAAGCGCGCTGGCCTGCAGCTCCACGACCTCGACCTGGTAGAGTTGAACGAGGCCTTTGCCGCGCAGGCCGTGGCCTGCATGCGTGAACTCAACCTGGACCAGGAAAAAGTAAACGTAAACGGCGGTTCCATCGCCATAGGCCACCCGCTCGGGGCCAGCGGCACCCGCATCTCTGCCACGCTGCTGCACGAAATGAAGCGCCGCGACAACGTGAAATACGGGCTGGCCACCATGTGCGTGGGCGTAGGCCAGG